DNA from Quercus lobata isolate SW786 chromosome 1, ValleyOak3.0 Primary Assembly, whole genome shotgun sequence:
AGTTGGTGGAATATCACAAACTGTTGATTTCACATTGTTGGGAATCCACTCAACAAAGTAGGAAGAGTTCTTGTTCTGCACATTCAACATCTGTTCATCAACTTCTTTGGTGCTCATCTTACCACGGAACATAGCCGATGCTGTCAGATAACGGCCATGTCGTGGGTCAGCTGCACACATCATGTTCTTTGAATCCCACATTTGTTGAGTGAGCTCAGGAACCGTCAGTGAACGGTACTGCTGAGAGCCTCGTGATGTTAGAGGCGCAAATCCCACCATGAAAAAGTGAAGACGAGGAAATGGAATGAGATTCACAGCAAGTTTCCGAAGATCAGAGTTGAGCTGGCCTGGGAACCTAAGGCAGCAGGTGACTCCAGACATGGTTGCAGATATTAGATGATTCAAATCACCAACtgttagaacaaaaataaaagggaatgAGTTTCAACAGAAAAACATTGGtgaaaagtaaaataattcaaagacTCTAGAAGCAAAAGCATTTTGGtatctaattaaaataataataatatatctttAAAGTTACAAACTTTGTCTTCTtggtatttaattaaaaatatatatttaatcttTAAAGTTACAAACTTTTCCCCCCCAAATCATTCAAACTGATTTAGCAGGGGAACTTTTAAAATCACCTAAGACATAGATAATCATTAAGTTTGAAATGGAAGGGGAAAAGTGACAGCCAAGATTAGATATGTCCATCACTTTCCCCGCCTTCATTTCAAGTCAAAGTAAGCATCATTTTCATCACTAATGACTATTACTTAAATTACTCCAACTACTCAACTCATATGAAATTCTTATGACAACAAACCATACATGGTCTAGGACTATGTAGTCCTTCCCATTCATCATTTTGCAGCAACAACAGCACATTCTTAAAAAGCATTAAGCATCACAGATATACTAACAAAACATTTGAACATCAATAGAAGAGAAAAAGGACAGTGAGAAACATACAACTGGGAGTAGTGAGTTTGAGTGTTCGGAAGCAAATGTCATAAAGGGCCTCATTGTCAAGAACCATGCACTCATCAGCATTTTCCACCAGTTGATGAACAGACAAAGTGGCATTGTAAGGCTCCACAACCGTATCCGACACCTTAGGAGACGGGAACACCGAAAAAGTCATCATCATCCGATCCGGGTACTCCTCCCTAATCTTCGAAATCAAAAGCGTCCCCATTCCAGATCCAGTTCCACCACCCAATGAGTGACACACCTGAAACCCTAAatcccaaaaaaacaaacacacattaTTACCCCAAAAAGattcttcaaaaaactacaaaatatgtgaaaatattaaACCCTAATTTGAAACAgacccatttcatattttcaaatcaaaCAGTACATACATAAAATTAGAGGACAATTTTATACCTTGTAGGCAGTCACAATTTTCGGCCTCTTTTCGAACAACATCGAGAACCGAATCGATCAACTCGGCACCTTCAGTGTAATGCCCTTTAGCCCAGTTGTTTCCGGCACCGGACTGGCCGAAAACGAAGTTGTCCGGCCTGAAAATCTGACCATAAGGACCGGACCTCAAGCTGTCCATGGTCCCGGGCTCCAAATCCATCA
Protein-coding regions in this window:
- the LOC115985872 gene encoding tubulin beta-2 chain gives rise to the protein MREILHIQGGQCGNQIGAKFWEVVCAEHGIDSTGRYCGDSELQLERVNVYYNEASCGRFVPRAVLMDLEPGTMDSLRSGPYGQIFRPDNFVFGQSGAGNNWAKGHYTEGAELIDSVLDVVRKEAENCDCLQGFQVCHSLGGGTGSGMGTLLISKIREEYPDRMMMTFSVFPSPKVSDTVVEPYNATLSVHQLVENADECMVLDNEALYDICFRTLKLTTPSFGDLNHLISATMSGVTCCLRFPGQLNSDLRKLAVNLIPFPRLHFFMVGFAPLTSRGSQQYRSLTVPELTQQMWDSKNMMCAADPRHGRYLTASAMFRGKMSTKEVDEQMLNVQNKNSSYFVEWIPNNVKSTVCDIPPTGLKMASTFIGNSTSIQEMFRRVSEQFTAMFRRKAFLHWYTGEGMDEMEFTEAESNMNDLVAEYQQYQDATADEEGEYEDEEEEYEQE